In Alicyclobacillus vulcanalis, the following are encoded in one genomic region:
- a CDS encoding aldo/keto reductase has translation MKYRKLGDLQVSEISFGTWAIGGAWGRVDERDALDGLAAAIDAGVNFFDTADVYGDGRSEELLAKATESRKHDIYIATKFCRAGDIHDPATYSEPSVRRYLEGSLRRPRRDFVDLYQIHCPPIDILRDGAVFEVLGKLQAEGKIRYYGVSVETVEEGLLCLRDPGVRALQVIYNVFRQKPEEELLPKAQAQGVGILARLPLASGLLTGKFTPDHRFEPDDHRSFNENGEQFNVGETFAGLGFAKGVELADKLRWIGEGRGNMTRAALRWILDNEAVTCAIPGFKNRRQVEDNLAAIDVPSFSAEERARLRRFYEDEVLPHIRGAY, from the coding sequence ATGAAGTACCGCAAACTTGGAGATCTCCAGGTGAGTGAGATCAGCTTCGGCACCTGGGCCATCGGCGGCGCGTGGGGCCGCGTGGACGAGCGCGATGCCCTCGACGGCCTCGCGGCGGCCATCGACGCAGGGGTGAACTTCTTTGACACGGCCGACGTGTACGGCGACGGCCGAAGTGAAGAGCTGCTGGCCAAAGCGACTGAAAGCCGAAAGCACGACATCTATATCGCCACGAAGTTCTGCCGAGCCGGTGACATTCACGATCCCGCGACCTACAGCGAACCGTCCGTTCGCCGGTATCTCGAGGGCAGTCTGCGCAGGCCGCGCCGTGATTTCGTGGATCTTTATCAAATTCACTGCCCGCCGATCGACATTCTGCGCGACGGCGCCGTCTTCGAGGTGCTCGGCAAGCTCCAAGCGGAAGGCAAAATTCGATACTACGGCGTGAGCGTCGAAACCGTGGAAGAGGGGCTCCTCTGCCTTCGCGACCCCGGTGTGCGCGCACTGCAAGTCATTTACAATGTTTTTCGGCAAAAGCCTGAGGAAGAACTCCTGCCGAAAGCCCAAGCCCAAGGCGTGGGGATTTTGGCGCGGCTCCCCCTCGCCAGCGGGCTTCTGACCGGGAAGTTCACCCCAGACCATCGGTTCGAGCCGGATGATCACCGCTCGTTTAACGAGAACGGCGAGCAGTTCAACGTCGGAGAGACGTTCGCCGGCCTGGGCTTCGCCAAGGGCGTGGAGCTGGCAGACAAGCTGCGCTGGATCGGCGAGGGCCGGGGCAACATGACACGCGCTGCGCTTCGTTGGATCCTGGACAACGAAGCGGTGACGTGCGCCATTCCGGGCTTCAAAAACCGCCGCCAGGTCGAAGACAATCTCGCCGCGATCGACGTACCCTCGTTCTCCGCTGAAGAGCGGGCGCGCCTGCGCCGCTTCTATGAAGACGAGGTGCTGCCGCACATCCGCGGCGCCTACTGA
- a CDS encoding SGNH/GDSL hydrolase family protein → MERTYTMLPLGPWLTALCAAGCVAHLALSSPVANDIHDVQRSERTAAVGAASDERAPGLLVALGDSITYGYHLGNPRQPSPYAFPYLMAKQEGLHALDLGVPGWTSADLLHALETDRAMQADVAQAQVITVDIGSNDLLLPALAMLPAGADWARVTPTTAQAKQLSSELAAGIQDVQKNLASILRMLHQDNPRATVIVYDLYNPFPASDKWLHQTAEAAIVAANAAIAADALPAGDPVADAYDALTQPSQDILPHDVHPTVLGQRLLAEAGEQALAMAPMVKAAATPQGRNSLLQWLGDQLASGAW, encoded by the coding sequence GTGGAACGAACATACACCATGCTGCCGCTCGGACCCTGGTTGACTGCCCTTTGCGCCGCAGGTTGCGTCGCGCATCTCGCGCTTTCGTCCCCTGTCGCGAACGACATCCACGACGTGCAGCGAAGCGAGCGCACCGCGGCAGTTGGCGCCGCCTCGGATGAGCGAGCGCCGGGCCTTTTGGTGGCCCTCGGCGACTCGATTACGTATGGCTACCATCTCGGCAACCCTCGTCAGCCTTCGCCGTACGCATTTCCCTATCTCATGGCGAAGCAGGAGGGCTTGCATGCCCTCGATCTCGGCGTTCCTGGTTGGACGTCCGCGGATTTGCTGCATGCGCTCGAGACGGATCGCGCCATGCAGGCCGACGTGGCACAGGCCCAGGTCATCACCGTCGACATCGGCAGCAACGACCTCCTGCTCCCGGCGCTGGCCATGTTGCCCGCAGGCGCCGACTGGGCGCGCGTCACACCGACGACGGCCCAGGCAAAACAGCTCTCCTCCGAGCTGGCGGCGGGCATCCAGGACGTGCAGAAGAACCTCGCGTCCATCTTGCGCATGCTTCACCAGGACAACCCGCGGGCGACCGTCATTGTCTATGATCTCTACAATCCTTTTCCCGCCTCCGACAAGTGGCTGCATCAGACGGCAGAAGCAGCCATTGTCGCGGCCAATGCGGCCATCGCGGCCGACGCTCTGCCTGCGGGCGATCCCGTCGCCGACGCTTACGACGCGCTGACCCAGCCGTCCCAGGACATCCTGCCCCACGATGTCCATCCGACCGTGCTCGGTCAGCGCCTCTTGGCTGAAGCTGGCGAACAGGCGCTTGCCATGGCGCCCATGGTGAAGGCGGCCGCCACGCCCCAGGGGCGAAACAGCCTTTTGCAGTGGCTCGGCGATCAACTGGCGTCGGGCGCGTGGTGA
- a CDS encoding WD40/YVTN/BNR-like repeat-containing protein gives MRRQALARLGMATVVCMLELGLSGCGAARPSPAHADRAHRPASGGQASVASTSRLASQATLDVSALAAMPRIVDAHLNMLTAHTGFLWGYRGARFVMYQTADGGHTWKAAPLPSLPKDEIATYGPGGAHAVAAVFDSPSMWSLVALSGNAAHVWITKDGGRHWRAASLSLPAGAVQFAAGQWMAGRLGWMLFEGSGYGGVAAKYLYRTDNGGNSWQLVASSTGDLPHNGVRTWMSFAPNGKTGLMAVVDDVEKTVDVVETNDGGLHWQPTSIHLPSGITAPPSVELAVSGPGEALELAVSVQLGSASQLLILNAVYGSNWDVAEIGVDNLEAMCASPAGDLGVLEDKSGQQTWLVSPDGGQTWYSQAATGLPASVADAVSLSLSAPTPSALFLTALDAHLTPSFFASLDAGDTWQPLA, from the coding sequence ATGCGCCGGCAAGCGCTCGCCAGGCTTGGCATGGCGACGGTCGTGTGCATGTTGGAACTGGGGCTTTCGGGCTGTGGCGCGGCGCGTCCCTCCCCCGCGCACGCGGACCGCGCACACCGTCCGGCGTCGGGCGGTCAGGCATCCGTCGCCAGCACCAGCCGGCTCGCTTCCCAAGCCACCCTGGACGTCTCCGCGCTCGCGGCCATGCCGCGCATCGTGGACGCGCACTTGAATATGCTCACCGCCCACACCGGCTTTTTGTGGGGCTATCGCGGCGCGCGCTTTGTCATGTACCAGACAGCCGACGGCGGTCATACGTGGAAAGCTGCGCCTCTGCCGTCGCTCCCGAAAGACGAGATCGCCACGTATGGCCCGGGAGGCGCGCACGCCGTGGCGGCCGTGTTCGACTCCCCGAGCATGTGGTCGCTCGTTGCGCTGAGCGGGAACGCGGCGCACGTGTGGATCACCAAAGATGGAGGTCGCCACTGGCGCGCGGCGTCTCTATCGCTGCCCGCGGGAGCGGTGCAGTTCGCCGCTGGCCAATGGATGGCCGGCCGGCTTGGCTGGATGCTGTTTGAGGGCTCGGGATACGGCGGCGTAGCGGCCAAGTACCTGTATCGAACGGACAACGGCGGGAACAGTTGGCAACTGGTAGCCTCCTCCACGGGCGATCTCCCGCACAACGGCGTGCGCACGTGGATGAGCTTTGCGCCGAATGGCAAGACGGGCCTCATGGCCGTGGTGGACGACGTGGAAAAGACGGTCGACGTCGTCGAGACGAACGACGGCGGCCTGCACTGGCAGCCAACCTCGATCCACCTGCCGAGCGGGATCACCGCGCCCCCGTCCGTGGAACTGGCGGTCTCAGGGCCCGGCGAAGCGCTCGAGCTCGCCGTATCGGTCCAGCTGGGTTCCGCGTCTCAACTTTTGATTCTGAACGCTGTCTACGGATCGAACTGGGACGTGGCCGAGATCGGCGTGGACAACCTCGAGGCCATGTGCGCCTCGCCTGCGGGCGATCTCGGCGTGCTCGAAGACAAGTCCGGCCAACAGACCTGGCTGGTGAGCCCGGATGGCGGCCAGACCTGGTACTCGCAAGCGGCCACTGGCCTCCCGGCGAGCGTGGCGGACGCGGTCTCGCTGAGCCTATCCGCGCCGACGCCGAGCGCGCTGTTCCTGACAGCGCTCGACGCCCACCTCACGCCGAGTTTCTTCGCGTCTCTGGACGCCGGAGACACCTGGCAGCCGCTTGCATGA
- the trmB gene encoding tRNA (guanosine(46)-N7)-methyltransferase TrmB: MRFRTGHRLEKWLEVGHEHLFDAYRGDPLAWYQALQEPIALEMGCGRGGFIRQMARLHPEMRFVGIDRVLPVAAKAAYGAAVDGLANLGFVVGDVEQFGPLWTEPKVAWMYLNFSDPWPKKRHHKRRLTAPDKLAWYARWMLPEAWLEQKTDNREFFEWSVESFRTSGWEIAEIDRGFAPGTPGPTLSGKYVQTEYEAKFRQQGQPIYYLLARPGR; encoded by the coding sequence ATGCGCTTTCGCACCGGGCATCGCCTGGAGAAATGGCTCGAGGTTGGCCATGAGCATCTGTTTGACGCGTATCGAGGCGATCCGCTCGCTTGGTATCAAGCCCTGCAAGAGCCTATCGCGCTCGAGATGGGTTGTGGCCGCGGCGGCTTCATTCGACAAATGGCCCGCCTGCACCCTGAGATGCGCTTCGTCGGGATCGACCGCGTGTTGCCGGTCGCCGCGAAGGCGGCCTACGGGGCAGCCGTGGACGGACTCGCGAACCTCGGGTTCGTCGTCGGCGACGTGGAACAGTTTGGACCGTTGTGGACCGAGCCCAAAGTCGCGTGGATGTATCTCAACTTTTCCGATCCATGGCCGAAAAAGCGCCACCACAAGCGCCGCCTGACGGCGCCAGACAAGCTCGCGTGGTACGCGCGCTGGATGCTTCCCGAGGCGTGGCTTGAGCAGAAGACGGACAACCGAGAGTTTTTCGAGTGGTCGGTGGAGTCGTTCCGGACGAGTGGCTGGGAGATTGCCGAGATCGATCGCGGCTTTGCCCCGGGCACGCCTGGGCCAACGCTGTCCGGCAAGTACGTCCAGACGGAGTACGAGGCGAAGTTCCGACAGCAGGGGCAGCCCATTTACTACTTGCTGGCGCGGCCTGGGCGCTGA
- a CDS encoding cysteine hydrolase family protein, which translates to MGEALLVVDMSNDFVHDEGTLTVGKPAQAIVPYIVSLADRMLASGGIVAICMDEHDPDDRHFRDWPPHNVRGTWGQKLYGDLASWYERHEGDANVWYVPKRSYNAFHGTGLGERLRARGVETVHVCGVCTDICDFLTVAGAYDEGLHAVVHRQGCATFTQLGDIFLEHMQRLFHAEIA; encoded by the coding sequence ATGGGCGAAGCGCTGCTTGTCGTCGATATGTCGAACGACTTTGTGCACGACGAGGGTACGTTGACCGTGGGCAAGCCCGCCCAGGCCATCGTCCCCTACATTGTGTCCCTCGCAGACCGCATGCTCGCGTCGGGCGGCATTGTCGCCATCTGCATGGACGAGCACGATCCCGACGACCGCCATTTTCGCGACTGGCCGCCGCACAACGTGCGGGGCACCTGGGGGCAGAAGTTGTATGGCGATCTCGCCTCATGGTACGAGCGCCACGAGGGCGACGCCAACGTCTGGTACGTCCCGAAGCGAAGCTACAACGCGTTTCACGGGACCGGCCTCGGCGAGCGCCTCCGCGCGCGAGGGGTCGAAACCGTCCACGTCTGCGGCGTGTGCACCGATATCTGCGACTTTCTGACGGTGGCGGGCGCGTACGACGAGGGGCTGCATGCCGTGGTGCACAGGCAAGGGTGTGCCACGTTCACGCAACTGGGAGACATCTTCTTAGAGCACATGCAGCGGCTGTTTCACGCCGAGATCGCCTGA